The following coding sequences are from one Candidatus Zixiibacteriota bacterium window:
- the rpsB gene encoding 30S ribosomal protein S2 has protein sequence MAEISMKQLLEAGVHFGHQTSRWNPKMKPYIFGARNGIHIIDLQQTVSMFKEVEAVVRNLAASGGHILFVGTKKQAQDAIKEEAERCGMFYVHNRWLGGTLTNFTTIRQSIERLRKLEEMENDPKIVEALTKKEMLGLKREREKLEQALGGIKGMKKLPDAIFVIDPKQEEIAVREARKLGIPVIAVIDTNCDPDLVDHKIPGNDDAIRAIRLFCSAMADAIIEGKALYEQSLAREAAGEAPSGGPAPEPAPAEQTSAGGA, from the coding sequence ATGGCTGAAATCTCGATGAAGCAGTTGCTGGAGGCCGGAGTGCATTTCGGCCACCAGACCAGTCGCTGGAACCCGAAGATGAAGCCGTACATCTTCGGCGCCCGCAACGGCATTCACATCATCGACCTGCAGCAGACCGTGTCGATGTTCAAGGAAGTCGAAGCTGTGGTCCGCAACCTGGCCGCGTCCGGGGGCCACATCCTGTTCGTCGGAACCAAGAAACAGGCCCAGGACGCGATCAAGGAGGAAGCCGAACGATGCGGCATGTTCTACGTCCATAACCGCTGGCTGGGCGGGACGCTCACGAACTTCACGACGATCCGGCAGAGCATCGAGCGCCTGCGCAAGCTCGAGGAGATGGAAAACGACCCGAAAATCGTGGAAGCGCTCACGAAAAAGGAGATGCTGGGCCTGAAACGCGAGCGCGAGAAGCTCGAGCAGGCCCTGGGCGGGATCAAGGGGATGAAAAAGCTTCCAGACGCGATCTTCGTCATCGACCCCAAGCAGGAGGAAATCGCCGTCCGCGAAGCGAGAAAGCTCGGCATACCCGTCATCGCCGTGATCGACACCAACTGCGATCCCGACCTGGTCGACCACAAGATTCCCGGCAACGACGACGCCATCCGCGCGATTCGCCTGTTCTGCTCGGCCATGGCGGACGCCATCATCGAAGGGAAGGCTCTCTACGAGCAGTCGCTCGCCAGAGAAGCGGCCGGCGAGGCGCCGTCCGGCGGCCCGGCGCCGGAGCCCGCTCCGGCAGAGCAGACGTCCGCGGGAGGAGCCTGA
- the tsf gene encoding translation elongation factor Ts — MEVSAATVKELREKTGAGIMDCKKALAESGGDLEKAVEYLRQKGLAAAAKKAANVAADGAIGAYVHPGGKIGVLVELNCQTDFVARTAEFQNLLKDIAMQIAAANPRYIRPEDVPAEEVESERAIYRRQALESGKPEKVVEKIVEGKLERFYSEVCLLEQAYIKDPDKKVSDVLAEAIARLGENIQVRRFARYHLGEGLQKS; from the coding sequence ATGGAAGTGAGCGCAGCGACCGTCAAGGAGCTTCGGGAAAAAACCGGCGCCGGAATCATGGATTGCAAGAAGGCGCTGGCGGAGTCGGGGGGCGATCTCGAGAAGGCCGTCGAGTACCTCCGCCAAAAAGGCCTCGCCGCCGCGGCGAAAAAGGCCGCCAACGTCGCGGCCGACGGGGCGATCGGGGCGTACGTGCATCCGGGGGGGAAGATCGGGGTCCTGGTGGAGCTCAACTGCCAGACCGATTTCGTCGCTAGGACCGCGGAGTTTCAAAACCTCTTGAAGGACATCGCCATGCAGATCGCGGCCGCGAACCCGCGCTACATCAGGCCGGAGGACGTGCCGGCCGAGGAGGTGGAAAGCGAGCGAGCGATATATCGACGCCAGGCGCTCGAATCGGGCAAGCCGGAAAAGGTGGTCGAGAAGATCGTCGAGGGCAAGCTCGAACGTTTCTACTCCGAAGTGTGCCTCCTGGAACAAGCCTACATCAAGGATCCGGACAAGAAGGTGTCGGACGTTCTCGCCGAGGCGATCGCGCGGCTGGGAGAAAACATCCAGGTTCGCAGATTCGCGCGCTATCACCTCGGAGAGGGCTTGCAGAAGAGCTAG
- the pyrH gene encoding UMP kinase, producing the protein MNDGKLKYRRIILKVTGEIFAGPQAFGIDGKTVKAFAQELKEVKDMGCEMALVVGGGNIFRGALASEMGMDRASADTMGMLATVINSLALQDALEKLGVSTRVLSAIEMRQVAEPYIRRRATRHLEKGRVVIFAGGTGNPYFTTDTTASLRAMEIGAEVILKATKVEGVYDADPFKYKGATKFQELTYIEVLNRELKIMDSTAISLCMDHQLPIIVFNLMEKGNIRRVVSGEPIGTLVSAGKR; encoded by the coding sequence ATGAACGACGGCAAGCTCAAATACCGGCGGATCATCCTGAAGGTGACCGGGGAGATCTTCGCCGGCCCGCAGGCCTTCGGCATCGACGGCAAGACCGTCAAAGCCTTCGCGCAGGAGCTCAAAGAAGTCAAAGATATGGGTTGCGAGATGGCGCTCGTCGTCGGCGGCGGCAACATCTTCCGCGGCGCGCTGGCGAGCGAGATGGGGATGGACCGCGCGAGCGCCGACACGATGGGCATGCTCGCGACCGTCATCAACAGCCTCGCTCTGCAGGACGCGCTCGAGAAGCTCGGCGTTTCCACGCGGGTGCTTTCCGCCATCGAAATGCGCCAGGTGGCCGAGCCCTACATCCGCCGCCGCGCGACGCGCCATCTGGAGAAAGGGCGGGTCGTGATTTTCGCCGGCGGGACCGGCAATCCCTACTTCACGACGGATACGACGGCGAGCCTGCGGGCGATGGAGATCGGCGCCGAGGTCATTCTCAAAGCGACGAAGGTCGAGGGCGTCTACGACGCCGATCCCTTCAAGTACAAGGGCGCCACGAAATTCCAGGAGCTGACCTATATCGAGGTGTTGAACCGCGAGCTGAAGATCATGGATTCCACGGCGATCTCGCTGTGCATGGACCACCAGCTGCCGATCATCGTTTTCAATCTGATGGAAAAGGGCAATATCAGGCGGGTCGTGTCGGGTGAACCGATAGGAACCTTGGTAAGCGCGGGGAAACGATGA
- the frr gene encoding ribosome recycling factor, whose amino-acid sequence MNEALFAELQKEMEQSLNALRKELARLRTGRASTALLEGLVVEYYGASTPLNQLATLSAPEPRLLVIQPFDRSAIGDIEKAILKSDLGLTPANDGKIIRVPIPQLTEERRKELVKHVKKIGEEYRVSLRNHRRVAIERLKESEKKKEITADECKHAQERVQKITDEFVGRVDKVLKAKEAEIMEV is encoded by the coding sequence ATGAATGAAGCCTTGTTCGCTGAGTTGCAGAAAGAGATGGAGCAGTCGCTCAACGCTCTGCGCAAGGAGCTGGCGCGGCTGAGAACCGGACGGGCCTCGACGGCTCTGCTGGAGGGCCTGGTCGTGGAGTACTACGGAGCGAGCACGCCGCTCAACCAGCTGGCCACGCTGAGCGCGCCCGAGCCGCGGCTGCTGGTGATCCAGCCGTTCGACCGCAGCGCCATCGGCGATATAGAAAAGGCCATCCTCAAGTCGGATCTGGGTTTGACTCCCGCCAACGACGGCAAGATCATCCGGGTGCCGATCCCGCAGCTGACGGAAGAGCGCCGCAAGGAGCTGGTGAAGCACGTCAAGAAGATCGGCGAGGAGTACCGCGTCTCGCTCCGCAACCATCGCCGGGTCGCCATCGAGCGCCTCAAGGAAAGCGAGAAGAAAAAAGAGATCACCGCCGACGAGTGCAAGCACGCGCAGGAACGGGTGCAGAAGATCACGGACGAGTTCGTCGGCCGGGTGGACAAGGTGTTGAAAGCGAAGGAAGCAGAGATCATGGAGGTGTGA
- the uppS gene encoding polyprenyl diphosphate synthase, whose product MDFGALEKSRLPRHVAIIMDGNGRWARSRGKSRIEGHRKGKTSVRAIVEMSRKLGIPYLTLFAFSTENWHRPDDEVHALMGLLEHYLVAEQDKMMRYGIRLLAVGDRERLPPAVRRTLEEVIELTRDNRRMTVVLALSYSGRDELVRMTRKIAEKVRRGECSPDDISEPFISAHMDTPGVPDPDLLIRTSGEMRISNFYLWQIAYSELYVTPTLWPDFREPQYLEALLEYQRRRRRFGRTDEQILDGLPSPAKAGGSKS is encoded by the coding sequence ATGGACTTCGGCGCACTGGAAAAGAGCCGGTTGCCCCGGCACGTGGCCATCATCATGGATGGCAACGGCCGTTGGGCGCGCTCGCGGGGAAAGAGCCGCATCGAGGGCCACCGCAAGGGCAAGACCTCCGTGCGGGCCATCGTCGAGATGAGCCGCAAGCTCGGCATTCCCTATCTGACCCTGTTCGCCTTCTCGACCGAAAACTGGCACCGTCCCGACGACGAGGTCCATGCGTTGATGGGACTTCTCGAGCACTACCTGGTGGCCGAGCAGGACAAGATGATGCGCTACGGCATCCGGTTGCTGGCGGTCGGGGACCGCGAGCGTTTGCCGCCGGCGGTGAGGCGGACGCTGGAGGAAGTGATCGAGCTGACGCGCGACAACAGGCGCATGACCGTGGTGCTGGCGCTCAGCTACAGCGGCCGCGACGAGCTGGTGCGCATGACGCGCAAGATCGCGGAAAAGGTCCGGCGCGGGGAGTGCTCGCCCGACGACATTTCCGAGCCGTTCATCTCGGCGCACATGGATACTCCCGGCGTGCCGGATCCCGACCTCCTGATCCGCACCAGCGGCGAGATGCGGATCAGCAACTTCTACCTCTGGCAGATCGCGTACAGCGAGCTATACGTCACTCCCACGTTGTGGCCCGATTTCCGGGAGCCCCAGTACCTGGAAGCGCTCCTCGAATACCAGCGGCGTCGCAGGAGGTTCGGCCGAACCGACGAGCAGATACTCGACGGTCTTCCTTCGCCCGCGAAGGCCGGTGGAAGCAAATCTTAG